In Clostridiales bacterium, one DNA window encodes the following:
- a CDS encoding ankyrin repeat domain-containing protein, producing MCRGIKKIMAYCIRKSGEAIIKGLCNGEVINGLYSLLIVYACFNIFFMAFVCHLILSFSSEFLITMRLPLLMRFSRSGNITIVKLLLKFGFDPNIEFMDKTILIEVIESKYMDVKDKVNMLRLLIDNGADVNKKVRYEGGDVPIIIACRQMEIEVIRLLIESGANVNYVDALDESVLMKACRIRCFKVVKILVEHGADVNYIDAGGRSILMEACGKCSLEMVKFLVESGANVSCRNNYSLKIACWNEVYDVAKYLICKGIHLEYNDMPLLFVNMPQIEPRMLCTMFDGNETELGKLMEDYWKENRVSSNSYFDEEIKSIEFSYILKKHVLPKIENICNDLKDDIKIQENLKQHVLGHDEEKLNLKRDKLNNFILIKKKIYKFIDMSNQQLNYKIIRFINISKRIKLERVGTSSCSKDINFGYKN from the coding sequence ATGTGTAGAGGTATAAAAAAGATAATGGCGTATTGTATAAGAAAGTCTGGAGAAGCAATAATTAAAGGATTGTGTAATGGAGAAGTTATTAATGGATTGTATAGTCTATTAATAGTGTATGCTTGTTTCAATATTTTTTTTATGGCGTTTGTTTGTCATTTGATTTTAAGTTTTAGTTCTGAATTTTTAATTACTATGAGATTGCCGCTTTTGATGAGATTTTCTCGTAGTGGAAATATAACAATAGTTAAGCTGCTATTGAAGTTTGGGTTTGATCCTAACATAGAGTTTATGGATAAGACAATTTTAATAGAGGTTATCGAGTCTAAATATATGGATGTGAAAGATAAAGTTAATATGCTTAGGTTGTTGATAGATAATGGGGCAGATGTTAATAAAAAAGTTAGATATGAAGGAGGAGATGTTCCCATTATTATTGCGTGTAGACAGATGGAAATTGAAGTAATAAGGCTTTTAATTGAAAGTGGGGCTAACGTTAATTATGTTGATGCACTTGATGAATCTGTTTTGATGAAAGCTTGTAGAATAAGATGTTTTAAGGTAGTAAAGATTTTAGTTGAACATGGAGCGGATGTGAATTATATTGATGCAGGCGGTAGATCTATTTTAATGGAAGCTTGCGGAAAATGTAGCTTGGAAATGGTAAAATTTTTAGTTGAGAGTGGGGCTAATGTCAGTTGTAGAAACAATTATAGTTTAAAGATAGCTTGTTGGAATGAAGTATACGATGTGGCAAAATATCTTATTTGTAAAGGAATACATTTGGAATACAACGATATGCCGTTACTTTTTGTAAACATGCCTCAAATAGAACCTAGAATGTTATGTACTATGTTTGATGGTAATGAAACTGAACTAGGTAAGTTAATGGAGGATTATTGGAAAGAGAATAGAGTAAGTAGTAACAGTTATTTCGATGAAGAGATAAAATCTATAGAATTTTCATATATATTAAAGAAGCATGTATTACCTAAAATAGAAAATATATGTAATGATCTAAAAGATGATATAAAAATTCAAGAGAATTTAAAACAACATGTCTTAGGACATGACGAGGAGAAATTAAATTTAAAGCGAGATAAATTAAATAATTTTATTTTGATAAAGAAGAAAATTTATAAATTTATAGATATGTCGAATCAGCAATTAAATTATAAAATTATTCGATTTATAAATATATCCAAAAGAATCAAACTAGAGAGAGTGGGGACAAGCAGTTGTAGCAAAGATATAAATTTTGGATATAAGAATTAA
- a CDS encoding PspC domain-containing protein, translated as MNCDVKKLYRSKTDKIIFGVCGGIAEYLDVDPFIVRFMFIVSVLCFGYGILTYLVAAFIIKYK; from the coding sequence ATAAATTGTGATGTTAAGAAACTTTATAGATCTAAAACAGATAAAATAATATTTGGTGTATGTGGAGGCATAGCAGAGTATTTAGATGTTGATCCGTTTATTGTAAGATTTATGTTTATAGTAAGTGTTTTATGTTTTGGATACGGGATTTTAACCTATCTAGTAGCGGCATTTATAATAAAATATAAATAA